In one Meles meles chromosome 17, mMelMel3.1 paternal haplotype, whole genome shotgun sequence genomic region, the following are encoded:
- the RIT1 gene encoding GTP-binding protein Rit1: protein MEPGRPAGSGCGSPAGLSREYKLVMLGAGGVGKSAMTMQFISHRFPEDHDPTIEDAYKIRIRIDDEPANLDILDTAGQAEFTAMRDQYMRAGEGFIICYSITDRRSFHEVREFKQLIYRVRRTDDTPVVLVGNKSDLKQLRQVTKEEGLALAREFSCPFFETSAAYRYYIDDVFHALVREIRRKEKEAALAMEKKSKPKASVWKRLKSPFRKKKDSVT, encoded by the exons ATGGAGCCGGGGCGCCCCGCGGGCAGCGGCTGCGGCAGCCCCGCCGGCCTCTCCCGGGAGTACAAGCTGGTGATGCTGGGCGCCGGCGGCGTGGGGAAGAGCG CCATGACCATGCAGTTCATCAGCCACCGCTTCCCCGAGGACCACGACCCCACCATCG AAGATGCTTATAAAATCCGGATTCGTATTGATGACGAGCCTGCCAACTTGGACATTTTGGATACGGCTGGACAG GCAGAGTTCACAGCCATGCGGGACCAGTATATGAGGGCAGGAGAAGGGTTTATCATCTGTTACTCCATCACCGATCGTCGAAGTTTTCATGAGGTTCGGGAGTTTAAGCAGCTTATCTACAGAGTTCGACGCACTGATGATACCCCTGTGGTCCTGGTGGGAAACAAGTCTGACCTAAAGCAGCTAAGACAG GTCACCAAGGAAGAAGGACTGGCTCTAGCCCGAGAATTCAGCTGTCCCTTTTTTGAGACGTCCGCTGCATACCGCTACTACATCGATGACGTATTTCATGCCCTCGTCCGGGAGATAcgcaggaaagaaaaggaggcgGCGCTGGCCATGGAGAAAAAATCTAAACCCAAAGCCAGTGTATGGAAGCGGCTGAAATCACCCTTCCGGAAGAAGAAGGACTCCGTGACTTGA